The proteins below are encoded in one region of Mycobacterium pseudokansasii:
- a CDS encoding PE family protein, producing the protein MSLVVTIPSQLAAAATELTGIGSTVTAASAAAAAPTTNVLAAAADEISTALAALFGAHGDGFQALSARAAVFHDQFVLALNAAASSYAGVEAIGAAALQSPIAGLLDVVNAPTLALLGRPLIGDGANGASGRDGGAGGLLFGNGGNGGPGNGSHPAGGNGGAAGLIGNGGAGGAGANTGAGGRGGDGGWLFGSGGVGGAGGAGTSNGVAGAGGAGGNAWLWGHGGAGGNGGSAGLGVPTAGAAGGNGGHGGFVSGNGGAGGDGGSSGRSFTAGATGGAGGAGGAAGWLFGTGGAGGDGGNGGDGGNGTVAGGQGGAGAGGGRGGLLWGSGGTGGAGGNGAEGSVGGIGGVGGTGGDAGLIGNGAAGGAGGTGGLSAITGVRAGGGGGGNGGNALLWGTGGAGGRGGAGVPAGADGTSGRGGLL; encoded by the coding sequence ATGTCATTGGTCGTCACGATCCCTTCGCAGCTGGCCGCCGCAGCAACGGAGTTGACGGGCATCGGGTCCACCGTCACCGCGGCGAGTGCGGCTGCGGCGGCGCCCACGACGAATGTGCTGGCCGCGGCCGCCGACGAGATCTCCACCGCCCTTGCGGCCTTGTTCGGTGCTCATGGCGATGGTTTCCAGGCCCTCAGCGCGCGGGCGGCGGTCTTTCACGACCAGTTCGTGCTCGCCCTGAACGCGGCTGCCAGCTCATATGCCGGTGTCGAGGCGATCGGCGCGGCAGCGCTGCAGTCGCCGATCGCGGGCCTGTTGGATGTGGTCAACGCTCCCACCCTGGCTCTGTTGGGGCGGCCATTGATCGGCGACGGGGCAAACGGGGCTTCGGGGCGAGACGGGGGGGCCGGCGGTTTGCTCTTCGGCAATGGGGGCAACGGCGGCCCGGGGAACGGCAGCCACCCCGCCGGCGGCAACGGCGGCGCTGCCGGACTGATCGGCAACGGCGGAGCCGGCGGCGCTGGCGCCAACACCGGCGCCGGCGGCCGGGGCGGCGACGGCGGATGGTTGTTCGGCAGTGGCGGTGTCGGCGGCGCGGGCGGGGCGGGTACCTCGAACGGGGTGGCCGGTGCCGGCGGCGCTGGCGGCAACGCCTGGCTGTGGGGTCATGGCGGTGCCGGTGGCAACGGTGGCAGTGCCGGTCTCGGCGTGCCCACCGCGGGCGCGGCCGGTGGTAACGGCGGGCATGGGGGCTTCGTGAGCGGAAACGGCGGTGCCGGTGGCGACGGCGGGTCGAGCGGAAGGTCGTTCACCGCGGGCGCCACCGGTGGTGCCGGCGGTGCCGGCGGTGCCGCCGGTTGGTTGTTCGGCACCGGAGGTGCCGGCGGTGACGGCGGTAACGGCGGCGACGGCGGCAACGGCACCGTCGCCGGCGGGCAGGGCGGGGCCGGTGCCGGCGGCGGCCGCGGTGGGCTCTTGTGGGGCAGCGGCGGCACTGGCGGGGCGGGTGGAAACGGCGCCGAGGGCTCGGTGGGCGGGATCGGCGGCGTGGGCGGCACCGGCGGGGACGCCGGGCTGATCGGCAATGGGGCGGCGGGTGGGGCCGGCGGGACCGGCGGCCTGAGCGCGATTACGGGGGTCCGCGCGGGCGGCGGTGGCGGCGGCAACGGCGGCAATGCCCTGCTGTGGGGCACCGGCGGTGCCGGTGGCCGGGGCGGTGCGGGCGTCCCGGCCGGCGCCGACGGGACCAGCGGGCGCGGCGGGCTGCTCTAG